TACTTCTTTCATATACTCCATTGTCCATTTCTGGTAAGCAGGCCACTTTTTTGCCATATTTTTAATGACAACGGGCTTCCTGGGCTTTAGATATTTTTCTATGAATTCTTCTTGAGTAATATCATCTACAATATCTATAGGCTTTAAATTAATTCCCATCTTATAAATTTTATGTTACAAAATTATTAAATAAATACTTAGGTTGTAGCGTTTAAGTTTTTTTTAATCTATGATTCAAATCACTATTTTAAATATTTAGACTAAATAAAATTAAATAATTCGTTGTTTTTATTTATGGAAATATTTTTTTCTTAAATGTTGAAATTTATAACTATGTTTGTAGTGATAATAATTTGATTTAACTTTAGAGATCAAATAACATCTTTACTAAAAGTGTAACAAAAACTTAAAACCGCAAACTAATTACACAAATAATGATTATGAAAAAGAAGATTTCTTTGTTTTTGATGATATTTTTCTCGGTATTGTCTTTTGCCCAAAAAACAGTTTCGGGGAAAATTACAGATGAGGACGGAGTGGCGATTCCCAGCGCAAGTGTGACCATTGAGGAACCTGGAAAAGATGCAATTCTGGCATACGGAATTACCAATTCTAAAGGGGAATATAAGGTGACTTTTACCACGGCTGAGCCCAATGTAGATTTGAAGGTAAAGGCTTTCAACCAAAAACCATTAACAAAGCAAATCAGCAATAGCGATCAGAGTTTGAGTTTTAAACTTCAGTCTGAAGCTACCGAAATTAAAGAAGTTCAGCTGAAAACGAAGATGATTACTTCAAGAGGAGACACCATTGCTTATGATCTGAAGGCCTTTGACAGTAAAAGCGACAGAACATTGGCGGATGTCATGAAAAAAATTCCGGGTATTGAGGTAAATGCAGACGGAAGTATTCTCTATCAGGGAAATGCGATCAATAAATTTTATGTTAATGGTAAAGATTTAATGGAAGGCGGGTATGGAACAATTAATAACTCGCTTCCCAAGGATGCTGTACAAAAAGTGGAAGTTCTTGAAAATCATCAACCGGTAAAGATTCTTTCAGGTAAGGTTCCCTCTGATCAGGCGGCTATTAATATCAAATTAAAAAATGCCGTTACCATGACGGGGCGTGGCGAAGTGGGAACGGGATTCGGTGATCCTTGGTTATGGAATGTGAAGTTAACCCCTATGTTTTTCGGGCAGAAAAGTCAGTGGGTAGTCAACTATAAAACCAATAATATGGGCGAACAGGTTGAAAATGAAGGGAATATTCTGGCATTTGGAAGCGCCTGGGAGGGAAGAAGGATTAATGCCTCCCAAAATGACTGGCTGAATGTAGAAACGGCAAGTACTCCGAATACGCCGGTGAAAAGATATTTGATGAATAACGTCCATTATTTATCAGCCAATTACCTTACCAATATTGATAATAAGAAGGAATGGGAGCTGAAAGTAAGTGCCAATTATACCAATAATGCGGTAGAAAGAGAGGACTATAGGGAGACGACCTACCTTGACGGCTCTAAAATTATCAACAGTACAAGAAATAATTTTTTTACAGATAAAATTAAAGGAGAATTAATTTTTACTAAGAATGCGAAGAAAGGCTTCTTTAAGAATACAACGAGTTTCAGCCAATTCTGGAACGGTGATAGGGCTTTTGTCGTCCGCGACGGAAGAACAGGAGGGCAATCGGTACAGTCGCCGACATCATCTTTTCAAAACTCATTGAGTACCATTATTCCCTGGAAAGAAAAGATGGTTAATTTTAAGTCCTATATTAATTATCAGGATGACAGCCAGGTACTTGAGGTCTCACCAGCAAGCTATCTGCTGATTCCTTATAAAGAAAATGAAAATTCTCCTGTGGGAACTATTAATTTTGCGCCGGGAACTATCGCTCAACAGGCATTCAGACTTAAAACTTTAGACACTTCCCACTCTGCAAATATAAGTTTTTCAACTAAAGGATGGACATTTACTCCACAGGTCGGTTTCGATTTCTCCTCGGATAAATTAACAACCAATTTTGATGGGCAGGCTACTTCCGGAAGTCCTGACTTCAGTTCTGCGGCTTACGAAAATAATCTCCGCTTCACAGAAATCAACCCCAATGCATCAGTAGGCGTCAACTATAAATCGGAGAGTTGGAGTTTATTTGCCAATTTTCCTGTAAACTTTAATAACATTAAGGCGGAAGACGATATGAGAGGAGTTTCGAAATCGCTAAGTAAAGCTACTTTTACGCCAAATGTCTTTGCCCAGTATACATTTGCCTCTTTCTGGAAGGCAAGTGTAAATGGAAATATTAGCAATAATTTCGGAGACGTTAAATCTGCTTATGCTGGCTATATGCTTTTATCTCCGACAGGATTTAATGTAATGGATCCCCGAAATCCGATTCCGCAAACAACAACTTCAAGCGGTGGTGCCCGAATTGAATATAGAAACCCACTGAATAATCTTTTCTTTAATATCAATTATTCCCTGTCAGACAGTAAGCGAAACCTTCTGAGTTCACCGATTTTGGATCCTACCACAGGATTTACGCTTATGCAGTACAGAGACCAGGAGAACCATTCGAAAAATAACAGATTCAGTGCTGAGGTCGGAAAGTATTTCCCTAAATTTAAAACGAATGCGTCTGTAAGCTACGGAAATACCACTTCAATATCTGATGCTTTCCTTGATGAGCAGCAGTTCAAAAATAAAAATAATGCCCAGAATTATGGTTTTAAAATCAACAATACCTATTTCAGCTGGATGAGTGTGGATTATAATATGACGATCTCAAGAACGAAGCAGGACAGCCGTGGAGGCTCATTAGGAATGAATAAAGGGTATAATCATAATCTTGGGGTATTCTTTTACCCGATTGAAAACCATACTGTAGGATTTAACTGGGATCAGGTTAATACGGTGAACGGAGAAAATAAGTACAATAACCCCTTTTATGATATTTCCTACCAGTTTACGTGGTCTAAAAAGAAAATTGATTTCGAGCTGAAATGGATGAATATCGGAAACCGTAAAGTATTTGAAACCTATAATCTGGATGGTAACCTCGGAGCACTTACCTATACAAGGATTCAGCTTCGTCCAAGTCAGGTCATGTTTACCGTAAAATTCAACTTTAAATAAAATCAAAGCCAACCCCAACAGGTTGGTTTTTTATTTCCCCGGATATTCCCCATATTTTCGATGCCATCAGTTTGAAATCCGGGCGAAACTGTTCTATTGCTGAAAAATGGTGGTAAAGTTTATTTTTACTTAGAGGCTGTTTAAATTTTATTGCTAAAAATTTTTATAGCTATTTTGAGATGGATTTTTTGCTTCGTGTTTGCAGATTTAGCGGGCTAAATCAAAAATAGGAAGTGAAAAATACGCTCAAAAGAGCATCAAAATGGAGCAAAGATCAACTTCATTAAGGATAATAAATAAAACGGTAAAATTTTAAACAGGCTCTTAAAAAAGTTAAAAAAATAATGAACTGACGTTTATCATGTTATGGATTTCAATGAATTGGTTATCAGTGGTTAATTTATTTATTTCCTGCATCAAAAAAAATAAGTCAAAAAAACTGTAACAAAAAATACGAACCACTAACTAATTATATAAACCTTTCGAAATGAAAAAACTTTTCTCTATATTTTTACTGACCGCTATTTTTTTTGCAAACGCTCAGGAAAAGGAAACCGCCAACCGTTTCTTTTATGAATTGACATTTAAACCAAAGAAAGATTCAGCAAAGCTTGATAAAGTAATTACAATTCTGGATATTACGAGTAAAAAATCAATCTATCAGGATTACACAATACCGGCTCAGGACTCGATCTTAAAATTGACGGTAGAAGAGATGGAAAAAACAAAAACTTGGAAAGATGTAACCAAGTTGATAAAGATGCCTAAATTCTCTTTTAAAATTATCAAGACCTATCCAGATATGAAAGAGCAGTATGTTGACAGAATCAGCATGAATTTATTTGGATATGAGGATGACGTGAAATATAATTGGAATATTTTACCAGATAAAGAGAAAATAGGTGAATATAATACTCAAAAAGCATATGCTGAATTTGGAGGCAGAAAATGGACAGCATGGTTCAGTACCGATATTCCTTTTCAGGACGGACCTTATAAATTCTATGGTCTTCCGGGTCTCATTGTTAAAA
The sequence above is a segment of the Chryseobacterium sp. MYb264 genome. Coding sequences within it:
- a CDS encoding TonB-dependent receptor produces the protein MKKKISLFLMIFFSVLSFAQKTVSGKITDEDGVAIPSASVTIEEPGKDAILAYGITNSKGEYKVTFTTAEPNVDLKVKAFNQKPLTKQISNSDQSLSFKLQSEATEIKEVQLKTKMITSRGDTIAYDLKAFDSKSDRTLADVMKKIPGIEVNADGSILYQGNAINKFYVNGKDLMEGGYGTINNSLPKDAVQKVEVLENHQPVKILSGKVPSDQAAINIKLKNAVTMTGRGEVGTGFGDPWLWNVKLTPMFFGQKSQWVVNYKTNNMGEQVENEGNILAFGSAWEGRRINASQNDWLNVETASTPNTPVKRYLMNNVHYLSANYLTNIDNKKEWELKVSANYTNNAVEREDYRETTYLDGSKIINSTRNNFFTDKIKGELIFTKNAKKGFFKNTTSFSQFWNGDRAFVVRDGRTGGQSVQSPTSSFQNSLSTIIPWKEKMVNFKSYINYQDDSQVLEVSPASYLLIPYKENENSPVGTINFAPGTIAQQAFRLKTLDTSHSANISFSTKGWTFTPQVGFDFSSDKLTTNFDGQATSGSPDFSSAAYENNLRFTEINPNASVGVNYKSESWSLFANFPVNFNNIKAEDDMRGVSKSLSKATFTPNVFAQYTFASFWKASVNGNISNNFGDVKSAYAGYMLLSPTGFNVMDPRNPIPQTTTSSGGARIEYRNPLNNLFFNINYSLSDSKRNLLSSPILDPTTGFTLMQYRDQENHSKNNRFSAEVGKYFPKFKTNASVSYGNTTSISDAFLDEQQFKNKNNAQNYGFKINNTYFSWMSVDYNMTISRTKQDSRGGSLGMNKGYNHNLGVFFYPIENHTVGFNWDQVNTVNGENKYNNPFYDISYQFTWSKKKIDFELKWMNIGNRKVFETYNLDGNLGALTYTRIQLRPSQVMFTVKFNFK
- a CDS encoding GLPGLI family protein — protein: MKKLFSIFLLTAIFFANAQEKETANRFFYELTFKPKKDSAKLDKVITILDITSKKSIYQDYTIPAQDSILKLTVEEMEKTKTWKDVTKLIKMPKFSFKIIKTYPDMKEQYVDRISMNLFGYEDDVKYNWNILPDKEKIGEYNTQKAYAEFGGRKWTAWFSTDIPFQDGPYKFYGLPGLIVKIEDSEKNYSWKLSGNKKIENYDELSYSDKINAKYGISQTVTPTTKDKFEKAYIAFKQDPMAEFRSKVTPEMMNMKMPGSDTTIGEMAKKQEKMAKDFLSANDNPIEIKSQISEKKK